In Musa acuminata AAA Group cultivar baxijiao chromosome BXJ3-9, Cavendish_Baxijiao_AAA, whole genome shotgun sequence, a single genomic region encodes these proteins:
- the LOC135586402 gene encoding uncharacterized protein LOC135586402 isoform X1, protein MKSRDDINLDLSLAMSRSPVPSSPPPFVDEQMALDSAKRSLEAAAEEILPTPALDALPSKFYDAFILRGLRVDLVEPGHLLCSMTVPPRLLNTGNFLHGGATASLVDLVGSAAFYTAGAQSRGVPMEIGISYLDAAFANEEIEIEAKILRAGKAVGVVNVELRKKKTRKIVANARYTKYLAPSSNL, encoded by the exons CCCGTTCCGTCGTCTCCTCCCCCCTTTGTCGACGAACAAATGGCGTTGGACTCCGCGAAGAGATCACTGGAGGCGGCGGCCGAAGAGATCCTCCCGACCCCCGCCCTCGACGCCCTCCCTTCCAAGTTCTACGACGCCTTCATCCTCCGCGGCCTCCGCGTCGACCTCGTCGAGCCCGGCCACCTTCTCTGCTCCATGACCGTCCCTCCACGTCTCCTC AACACGGGAAACTTCCTGCACGGCGGCGCCACCGCGTCCCTGGTGGATCTGGTCGGCTCCGCTGCCTTCTATACTGCCGGAGCTCAGTCGAGGGGTGTGCCTATGGAGATCGGAATCTCCTACTTGGATGCCGCCTTTGCCAAC GAAGAAATTGAGATCGAGGCCAAGATTTTGCGAGCTGGGAAGGCCGTTGGGGTAGTCAATGTAGAGCTTCGAAAGAAGAAGACAAGAAAGATCGTGGCAAATGCACGTTATACCAAGTATCTTGCTCCATCAAGTAATTTATGA
- the LOC135586402 gene encoding uncharacterized protein LOC135586402 isoform X2, which translates to MALDSAKRSLEAAAEEILPTPALDALPSKFYDAFILRGLRVDLVEPGHLLCSMTVPPRLLNTGNFLHGGATASLVDLVGSAAFYTAGAQSRGVPMEIGISYLDAAFANEEIEIEAKILRAGKAVGVVNVELRKKKTRKIVANARYTKYLAPSSNL; encoded by the exons ATGGCGTTGGACTCCGCGAAGAGATCACTGGAGGCGGCGGCCGAAGAGATCCTCCCGACCCCCGCCCTCGACGCCCTCCCTTCCAAGTTCTACGACGCCTTCATCCTCCGCGGCCTCCGCGTCGACCTCGTCGAGCCCGGCCACCTTCTCTGCTCCATGACCGTCCCTCCACGTCTCCTC AACACGGGAAACTTCCTGCACGGCGGCGCCACCGCGTCCCTGGTGGATCTGGTCGGCTCCGCTGCCTTCTATACTGCCGGAGCTCAGTCGAGGGGTGTGCCTATGGAGATCGGAATCTCCTACTTGGATGCCGCCTTTGCCAAC GAAGAAATTGAGATCGAGGCCAAGATTTTGCGAGCTGGGAAGGCCGTTGGGGTAGTCAATGTAGAGCTTCGAAAGAAGAAGACAAGAAAGATCGTGGCAAATGCACGTTATACCAAGTATCTTGCTCCATCAAGTAATTTATGA
- the LOC103996573 gene encoding G-type lectin S-receptor-like serine/threonine-protein kinase At2g19130: MPVSFAAMALSRSACAIPLYLSLLVISFLALHQASPSYASDTISPNRSLSGRQNITSAGGQFVLGFFAPSTSSKNYYVGIWYNKISLLTAVWVANREIPVTDPSTSELKISDDGNLVLLDQSKGIIWSTGTRIPSNSTVAVILDDGNLQLRDETNSSQVFWQSFDHPSDTWLPRDKLGLNKATNQLQHLTAWKNKADPAPGIFSLEIDPNGTSQYYILWNMSQIYWTSGVWNGHIFNLVPEMTKNYIYDFQFVNSSTETYFNYTVKNDSIISRFVLDYATGQIQQLTWMENLKSWMLFWSQPRQQCLVYAICGPFGSCNDITKPFCKCIEGFSVKNQTEWDLGDQSGGCERKTQLNCGRDSSGNSETDDVFSPLSNIKPPDNSQILATVGSDEDCELACLNNCSCTAYSYNATGCFVWHGALLNLQDQYGSDGSTLYLRLAASELQSSRSKKGVVTWIIVGVVVVVVACLAIIQWRRRSRRMIRKSKAVGGTMVPFDYRELQRATNNFSHKLGGGGFGSVFKGSLPDSTVIAVKKLEGLHQGEKQFRTEVSTIGTIQHVNLVRLLGFCSEGSRKLLVYEFMPKGSLDTQLFHSDSTALDWKTRYQIAVGTARGLAYLHEQCRDCIIHCDIKPENIVLDASFVPKVADFGLAKLVGRDFSRVLTTMRGTRGYLAPEWITGVAITAKADVYSYGMMLFEIISGRRNLEQTEGGIAGYFPKLVATRLVADGVESLLDPRLGGEANLEEVERACKLACWCIQDGESCRPTMGQVVQVLEGFLDASMPPIPRSILLAETPEDIRFFYELSSKQSSQSRRSNASSSPQTNSTKSNGSGV, from the coding sequence ATGCCCGTTAGCTTTGCAGCCATGGCTCTTTCGAGGTCTGCATGCGCCATCCCCCTGTATCTGTCTCTTCTCGTCATCTCCTTCTTAGCACTCCACCAAGCCTCTCCTTCCTACGCATCCGATACCATCTCCCCCAATCGCTCTCTCTCAGGACGCCAGAATATTACCTCAGCAGGGGGCCAATTCGTGCTTGGCTTCTTCGCTCCGAGTACCTCTTCCAAGAACTACTATGTTGGCATCTGGTACAACAAGATCTCCCTGCTCACTGCAGTATGGGTGGCCAACCGAGAGATCCCAGTCACAGACCCAAGCACGTCAGAGCTCAAGATCTCCGATGATGGCAACCTGGTCCTCCTCGATCAGTCCAAAGGAATTATTTGGTCCACCGGTACCAGAATTCCCTCCAACTCCACGGTGGCTGTGATCCTTGATGATGGGAACCTTCAGCTGAGGGACGAGACCAACTCCTCCCAGGTCTTCTGGCAAAGCTTTGATCATCCCAGCGACACTTGGCTCCCCAGAGACAAGCTTGGGTTGAACAAGGCGACCAACCAGCTGCAGCATCTCACAGCCTGGAAGAACAAAGCTGATCCTGCTCCTGGGATCTTCTCCCTCGAGATCGACCCAAATGGAACCAGCCAATACTACATATTATGGAACATGTCTCAGATATATTGGACTAGTGGAGTTTGGAATGGCCATATTTTCAACTTAGTTCCTGAGATGACCAAAAATTACATTTATGACTTCCAATTTGTTAACAGTAGCACGGAGACCTACTTCAACTACACCGTTAAGAATGACAGCATCATCTCCAGGTTCGTATTAGATTATGCTACAGGTCAGATCCAACAGTTGACGTGGATGGAGAATCTGAAATCATGGATGCTCTTCTGGTCTCAGCCAAGACAGCAATGCTTAGTGTATGCTATTTGTGGGCCTTTCGGAAGCTGCAACGACATCACCAAGCCATTTTGCAAGTGCATCGAAGGTTTCAGTGTGAAGAACCAAACCGAGTGGGATTTGGGTGATCAAAGCGGGGGGTGTGAGAGGAAAACTCAGCTGAATTGTGGTCGAGATAGCTCGGGCAATTCTGAGACAGATGATGTGTTCTCTCCGTTGTCGAATATAAAGCCACCCGACAACTCTCAGATTCTGGCCACGGTTGGGAGTGATGAAGATTGTGAATTGGCTTGCTTGAACAACTGTTCTTGTACTGCTTATTCCTACAATGCTACCGGGTGCTTTGTGTGGCATGGCGCCTTGCTTAATCTGCAAGATCAGTATGGATCAGATGGTAGCACCCTGTACCTTCGTCTGGCTGCCTCAGAGCTGCAGAGTTCCAGAAGCAAGAAGGGAGTCGTAACTTGGATCATCGTTGGAGTCGTGGTGGTCGTCGTCGCTTGTTTGGCTATCATACAGTGGAGGCGTCGAAGCAGGCGGATGATCCGTAAGTCAAAGGCTGTGGGAGGCACTATGGTGCCTTTCGATTACAGGGAGCTGCAGCGTGCCACAAACAACTTCTCGCACAAACTTGGGGGAGGAGGCTTCGGATCGGTCTTCAAAGGATCGTTGCCTGACTCCACTGTGATCGCTGTGAAGAAGCTAGAAGGCCTTCACCAAGGAGAGAAGCAATTCCGAACGGAGGTCAGCACGATCGGGACAATTCAGCATGTTAACCTCGTTCGCCTTCTCGGGTTTTGCTCTGAAGGATCAAGGAAGTTACTAGTCTACGAGTTCATGCCAAAAGGTTCTCTCGACACTCAGCTCTTCCATAGCGATTCCACAGCTCTGGATTGGAAAACAAGATACCAAATCGCTGTGGGTACTGCGAGAGGATTAGCTTATCTCCATGAGCAATGCAGAGACTGCATCATACATTGTGACATCAAGCCAGAGAACATAGTGCTGGATGCTTCCTTCGTCCCGAAAGTGGCGGATTTCGGTCTCGCGAAGCTTGTGGGACGGGACTTCAGCCGAGTTCTGACGACGATGAGAGGAACCAGAGGCTACCTTGCGCCGGAATGGATTACCGGCGTGGCCATCACCGCGAAAGCTGATGTATACAGCTACGGGATGATGCTGTTTGAGATTATATCAGGAAGGAGAAACTTAGAGCAAACAGAGGGCGGGATTGCTGGTTATTTCCCTAAACTGGTGGCTACCAGGCTCGTCGCGGACGGCGTCGAAAGCTTGTTGGATCCCAGGCTGGGAGGCGAAGCTAACTTGGAAGAGGTTGAAAGAGCGTGTAAGCTGGCTTGTTGGTGCATTCAGGATGGTGAGAGTTGCAGGCCTACAATGGGGCAGGTGGTTCAAGTTCTGGAGGGCTTTCTTGATGCTAGCATGCCTCCTATTCCAAGGTCGATATTACTTGCTGAAACCCCAGAGGACATTAGGTTCTTCTACGAGTTATCATCGAAACAGAGCTCCCAGAGCAGGAGGAGTAATGCTTCGAGTAGCCCTCAGACCAACAGCACCAAATCAAACGGTTCTGGCGTCTAA
- the LOC103996571 gene encoding phosphoribosylamine--glycine ligase, chloroplastic isoform X1, producing MLFSFGLYCRTQYRRAYILQKFRQNGAQFFKGGWRVECGAYCSNLCFLFSITCCLSHFMASIACNAGSSFNLLNREAFKVSLKNHIQGSLKNNLSLQDFRTWNTFSLSSFRTKGPFLSSSLSSFRRVLRAPTCSNADPGQSILTTNNNGDANSSERRLVVLVIGGGGREHSLCYALKRSPSCGEVFCAPGNAGIAHSGDATCISDLNILDNVAVISCCHTRGVELVVVGPEAPLVAGLVDDLTKAGIPTFGPSAAAAALEGSKDFTKKLCDKYGIPTAKYKTFADPLEAKEYVKEQGTPIVVKADGLAAGKGVIVAMNIQEAFDAIDSMLVANTFGSAGSRIIIEEFLEGEEASFFALVDGETALPLESAQDHKRVGDGDTGPNTGGMGAYSPAPVLTSELQSLVMESIIHPTVKGMAAEGCKFVGVLYAGIMIEKKSGLPKLIEYNVRFGDPECQVLMMRLESDLAQVLLAACRGELGGVSLSWSPGSAMVIVMASNGYPGSYEKGTIIKNLEEAELIGPMVKIFHAGTALDSEGNFIANGGRVLGVTAKGKDLAEARDKAYKASEVIDWPEGFFRRDIGWRALSPIYTKTS from the exons ATGTTGTTTAGTTTTGGATTGTATTGTCGAACTCAGTATCGGAGAGCATACATCTTGCAAAAGTTTAGGCAG AATGGAGCTCAATTTTTTAAAGGAGGGTGGAGAGTAGAGTGTGGTGCATATTGTAGCAACCTTTGTTTCTTGTTCTCTATCACATGTTGTTTGAG TCATTTTATGGCTTCCATTGCATGTAATGCTGGAAGCTCTTTTAACTTATTGAACAGAGAAGCATTCAAGGTATCTCTTAAGAATCACATCCAAGGAAGCTTGAAAAATAATCTCTCTTTGCAAGACTTTCGTACATGGAACACATTTTCACTTTCATCATTTAGAACTAAGGGGCCTTTCCTGTCCTCGTCTTTGAGCTCATTTCGAAGGGTTTTGAGGGCTCCTACTTGTTCCAATGCAGATCCAGGGCAATCCATATTGACTACCAATAATAATGGCGATGCAAATTCTTCAG AAAGGAGGCTGGTTGTATTGGTTATTGGCGGTGGCGGAAGAGAACATTCTCTTTGCTATGCCTTGAAGCGATCTCCATCCTGTGGTGAAGTCTTTTGTGCCCCTGGTAATGCAGGGATTGCTCACTCTGGGGATGCTACTTGCATATCAGACTTAAACATCTTGGACAATGTGGCTGTGATCTCATGTTGCCATACAAGGGGAGTTGAGCTAGTTGTGGTGGGCCCAGAAGCTCCTCTTGTGGCTGGACTTGTTGATGATCTTACAAAGGCTGGAATCCCAACTTTTGGCCCTTCAGCTGCGGCTGCAGCACTGGAGGGGTCGAAAGACTTCACAAAGAAGTTGTGTGACAAATATGGAATCCCCACTGCAAAG TACAAGACCTTTGCAGACCCATTGGAAGCTAAAGAGTATGTTAAAGAGCAAGGAACACCCATTGTTGTTAAGGCTGATGGATTGGCTGCTGGGAAGGGAGTTATTGTGGCAATGAACATACAAGAGGCATTTGATGCAATAGACTCTATGTTGGTGGCCAATACTTTTGGTTCTGCTGGTTCACGAATTATTATTGAGGAATTCCTCGAGGGCGAAGAAGCTTCTTTCTTTGCTCTGGTGGATGGTGAAACTGCCTTACCTCTTGAGTCAGCCCAAGATCACAAAAGAGTTGGTGATGGTGATACTGGTCCAAATACGGGTGGAATGGGTGCATATTCCCCTGCTCCAGTCTTAACAAGTGAGCTACAGTCTTTGGTGATGGAATCAATAATTCATCCTACAGTGAAGGGAATGGCAGCAGAAGGTTGCAAATTTGTTGGTGTGCTGTATGCTGGGATTATGATTGAGAAGAAAAGTGGCTTGCCCAAGCTTATTGAGTACAATGTGCGTTTTGGAGACCCAGAGTGTCAG GTTCTCATGATGCGTTTGGAGTCCGACCTGGCACAAGTACTGCTTGCTGCTTGTCGAGGAGAGCTGGGTGGGGTGTCACTTAGTTGGTCACCTGGATCAGCTATGGTAATTGTGATGGCAAGCAATGGTTATCCAGGGTCTTATGAGAAGGGAACCATCATTAAAAATCTTGAAGAGGCTGAGCTTATTGGCCCAATGGTTAAGATATTTCATGCAGGAACAGCACTAGACTCAGAGGGCAACTTCATTGCCAACGGTGGGCGTGTGCTTGGCGTCACTGCAAAAGGAAAGGATTTAGCAGAAGCCAGAGATAAAGCTTACAAAGCATCTGAAGTAATCGACTGGCCTGAGGGGTTCTTCCGACGGGATATAGGTTGGCGAGCACTTTCTCCTATATACACAAAGACTAGTTGA
- the LOC135649209 gene encoding uncharacterized protein LOC135649209 produces the protein MLRRNTRLRREYLYRKSLEGKEREYYEKKRKIREALEEGKPIPTELRNEEAALRQEIDLEDEYTAVPRTHIDDEYATASEKDPRILLTTSRNPSQPLTQFVKELKIVIPNSTRMNRGGQVISEIIESCRAHEFTDVVLVHEHRGQPDGLIVCHLPFGPTAYFGLLNVVTRHDIKDKKAVGTMSEAYPHLILDNFTSKLGQRTANILKHLFPVPKPDSKRIITFANQSDYISFRHHVYEKRGGPKSVELKEVGPRFELRLYQIKLGTVDQSEAQNEWVIRPYMNTAKKRNVLGD, from the exons ATGTTGCGGCGGAACACGAGGCTGCGGAGAGAATATCTCTACCGCAAGAGCTTGGAGGGGAAGGAACGCGAGTACTACGAGAAGAAGCGGAAGATCCGAGAAGCCCTCGAAG AGGGGAAGCCCATCCCGACCGAGCTGAGGAACGAGGAGGCCGCTCTCCGCCAAGAGATCGACCTCGAAGATGAATACACCGCTG TACCAAGAACGCACATCGACGATGAGTACGCCACTGCATCAGAAAAGGATCCAAGGATTTTGTTGACAACATCTCGTAATCCAAGCCAACCTCTTACTCAGTTTGTCAAA GAACTCAAAATTGTCATTCCCAACTCGACAAGAATGAATCGTGGTGGTCAG GTGATCTCGGAAATTATTGAATCTTGTCGTGCACACGAATTCACGGATGTTGTTTTGGTGCATGAACATCGGGGTCAACCAGATGGTTTGATTGTTTGCCATTTGCCATTTGGTCCTACTGCATACTTTGGCTTGCTCAATGTG GTGACGAGGCATGATATTAAAGATAAAAAGGCAGTGGGAACAATGTCTGAGGCTTATCCGCACCTAATTCTTGACAATTTTACGAGTAAG CTTGGCCAAAGGACTGCAAATATCCTTAAGCATCTCTTTCCAGTGCCTAAGCCTGACTCCAAACGCATAATCACATTTGCCAACCAGTCTGATTACATCTCCTTCAG GCATCATGTATATGAAAAACGTGGTGGTCCTAAGTCTGTTGAGCTAAAGGAGGTTGGTCCTCGGTTTGAATTACGGCTTTATCAG ATCAAGCTAGGGACAGTTGATCAAAGTGAAGCCCAGAACGAATGGGTCATAAGGCCGTATATGAACACTGCCAAGAAGCGAAATGTTCTTGGAGATTGA
- the LOC103996571 gene encoding phosphoribosylamine--glycine ligase isoform X2, with protein sequence MASIACNAGSSFNLLNREAFKVSLKNHIQGSLKNNLSLQDFRTWNTFSLSSFRTKGPFLSSSLSSFRRVLRAPTCSNADPGQSILTTNNNGDANSSERRLVVLVIGGGGREHSLCYALKRSPSCGEVFCAPGNAGIAHSGDATCISDLNILDNVAVISCCHTRGVELVVVGPEAPLVAGLVDDLTKAGIPTFGPSAAAAALEGSKDFTKKLCDKYGIPTAKYKTFADPLEAKEYVKEQGTPIVVKADGLAAGKGVIVAMNIQEAFDAIDSMLVANTFGSAGSRIIIEEFLEGEEASFFALVDGETALPLESAQDHKRVGDGDTGPNTGGMGAYSPAPVLTSELQSLVMESIIHPTVKGMAAEGCKFVGVLYAGIMIEKKSGLPKLIEYNVRFGDPECQVLMMRLESDLAQVLLAACRGELGGVSLSWSPGSAMVIVMASNGYPGSYEKGTIIKNLEEAELIGPMVKIFHAGTALDSEGNFIANGGRVLGVTAKGKDLAEARDKAYKASEVIDWPEGFFRRDIGWRALSPIYTKTS encoded by the exons ATGGCTTCCATTGCATGTAATGCTGGAAGCTCTTTTAACTTATTGAACAGAGAAGCATTCAAGGTATCTCTTAAGAATCACATCCAAGGAAGCTTGAAAAATAATCTCTCTTTGCAAGACTTTCGTACATGGAACACATTTTCACTTTCATCATTTAGAACTAAGGGGCCTTTCCTGTCCTCGTCTTTGAGCTCATTTCGAAGGGTTTTGAGGGCTCCTACTTGTTCCAATGCAGATCCAGGGCAATCCATATTGACTACCAATAATAATGGCGATGCAAATTCTTCAG AAAGGAGGCTGGTTGTATTGGTTATTGGCGGTGGCGGAAGAGAACATTCTCTTTGCTATGCCTTGAAGCGATCTCCATCCTGTGGTGAAGTCTTTTGTGCCCCTGGTAATGCAGGGATTGCTCACTCTGGGGATGCTACTTGCATATCAGACTTAAACATCTTGGACAATGTGGCTGTGATCTCATGTTGCCATACAAGGGGAGTTGAGCTAGTTGTGGTGGGCCCAGAAGCTCCTCTTGTGGCTGGACTTGTTGATGATCTTACAAAGGCTGGAATCCCAACTTTTGGCCCTTCAGCTGCGGCTGCAGCACTGGAGGGGTCGAAAGACTTCACAAAGAAGTTGTGTGACAAATATGGAATCCCCACTGCAAAG TACAAGACCTTTGCAGACCCATTGGAAGCTAAAGAGTATGTTAAAGAGCAAGGAACACCCATTGTTGTTAAGGCTGATGGATTGGCTGCTGGGAAGGGAGTTATTGTGGCAATGAACATACAAGAGGCATTTGATGCAATAGACTCTATGTTGGTGGCCAATACTTTTGGTTCTGCTGGTTCACGAATTATTATTGAGGAATTCCTCGAGGGCGAAGAAGCTTCTTTCTTTGCTCTGGTGGATGGTGAAACTGCCTTACCTCTTGAGTCAGCCCAAGATCACAAAAGAGTTGGTGATGGTGATACTGGTCCAAATACGGGTGGAATGGGTGCATATTCCCCTGCTCCAGTCTTAACAAGTGAGCTACAGTCTTTGGTGATGGAATCAATAATTCATCCTACAGTGAAGGGAATGGCAGCAGAAGGTTGCAAATTTGTTGGTGTGCTGTATGCTGGGATTATGATTGAGAAGAAAAGTGGCTTGCCCAAGCTTATTGAGTACAATGTGCGTTTTGGAGACCCAGAGTGTCAG GTTCTCATGATGCGTTTGGAGTCCGACCTGGCACAAGTACTGCTTGCTGCTTGTCGAGGAGAGCTGGGTGGGGTGTCACTTAGTTGGTCACCTGGATCAGCTATGGTAATTGTGATGGCAAGCAATGGTTATCCAGGGTCTTATGAGAAGGGAACCATCATTAAAAATCTTGAAGAGGCTGAGCTTATTGGCCCAATGGTTAAGATATTTCATGCAGGAACAGCACTAGACTCAGAGGGCAACTTCATTGCCAACGGTGGGCGTGTGCTTGGCGTCACTGCAAAAGGAAAGGATTTAGCAGAAGCCAGAGATAAAGCTTACAAAGCATCTGAAGTAATCGACTGGCCTGAGGGGTTCTTCCGACGGGATATAGGTTGGCGAGCACTTTCTCCTATATACACAAAGACTAGTTGA
- the LOC135649964 gene encoding gibberellin-regulated protein 2-like has translation MAKSRILLVVFLLLVMVELYTFNGQHVVDAQKIDCGSKCAYRCSKSSRPNLCNRACNTCCSRCNCVPPGTDGNREVCPCYANMKTHGGRPKCP, from the exons ATGGCCAAGTCGAGGATCCTGCTTGTGGTGTTTCTCCTACTGGTTATGGTGGAG CTTTACACCTTCAATGGACAACATGTAGTTGATGCACAAAAAATTG ACTGTGGTTCCAAGTGTGCGTACCGCTGCAGCAAGTCAAGTAGGCCGAATTTGTGCAACAGGGCGTGCAACACATGCTGTAGCCGCTGTAACTGCGTTCCACCGGGCACCGACGGCAACAGGGAAGTCTGTCCTTGCTATGCTAACATGAAAACCCATGGCGGTCGTCCCAAGTGCCCGTAG